ttaaaatttagggtttagagtttagggtttagggtttagggtttaaaatttagggtttagagtttagggtttagggtttagagttgagaaatgaggttttggatttaagatttcaaattttgaaaaataaaaaaattaaaattttcaaaggataaacttagaaagatgttattttggtcattttagtttttgaatgttatttttgttatataaacttagaaaagtgctattttggagatttggcCTTACAAAAATCCCTTTCTTTAACCCACACAACTTCTCCGTTCAAGCAGCATTACACgctctctcttcttccttccGCTCTCTGTGCGAATTCATGTTTGACATGGCGACGGAGCAGCATCCGATCTCACTCCCACCATATCCTCAGGTAATACAATTTAACCGCCTCAGATCTTGAAATTATAtcctcgatttttttttttaattattctaatTTCTGTGGGAATTAGATGATCATGGCAGCGATCGAAGCATCTAATAACAACGCAAACGGATGCAACAAAACGGCGATCGCGAAGCACATCGAGTCAACTCAGTCGATTTTACCACCGTCTCACTCCACGCTTCTCAACTACCATCTCAACCAGATGAAACAATCCGGCCAGATCGTGATGGTGAAAAACAACTACATGAAACCAGATCCACATGCTCCGCCCAAGCGTGGACGTGGCCGTCCTCTGAAACCGAAACCGAAACCTCAGGGAGATTCGAGCCACGTGGCGATCCCTGCTCCCTCGGTTTCTCCGCCAAGGACTAGAGGTCGTCCTCCTAAGGTGAATGA
This genomic stretch from Brassica napus cultivar Da-Ae chromosome C9, Da-Ae, whole genome shotgun sequence harbors:
- the LOC106404543 gene encoding HMG-Y-related protein A-like, with amino-acid sequence MFDMATEQHPISLPPYPQMIMAAIEASNNNANGCNKTAIAKHIESTQSILPPSHSTLLNYHLNQMKQSGQIVMVKNNYMKPDPHAPPKRGRGRPLKPKPKPQGDSSHVAIPAPSVSPPRTRGRPPKVNDSSSEAKSKVSPNVSGRPRGRPPKKAKTESEKVKEATSQPSNGERRGRGSPLKVKPVVMVPVA